GAAGCAGCCGCCAATTCTCCCCTGCCTACTCCAGGTTCCCGCCCTCACAGTTTAAGCAGCATTCAATTGGCTTTTATTCACGTCAATTTGTGTCCTAGCGCGTCTCTTTTCAGTGTTAATCCAATCATAATTTTCCTGGCCGCCCGCCTGATTTCTGATTGGTTTTGATAAGCTTCATCCTATCCCATTCCTGTCTACTTTttaccacctcccaccaggaCTTTGCCCAGGCTTGCCCAGGGTTTTGGTTGGTCGCTGTTCTGTCATTCCAATGAAAACCCTTCCTATCCCTACGTCTCAGCGAGCCCGCCTGGCAGTTGACTGGTTTCTCTCCAAGCCTATCATCTCTAAATCCCGCCTATCTTCACTTCCTGCACCTTTCATTGGCTTTTAAAACTGAGAGGGCGCCCTTTTTGGGCGGACACCACGCACGCAACTTTGTCTTACACGCCTTAGAGAGCAAACGAGTCTCGCCATTGGGTAATTTGCCTGTCTTTCTTTTGCAAGTCCCTCCTTTCACCCTCCCTTATTGGGCGGGGCAGCAGTGGAGGGGCGGGGCCTAGGCCGGGCTTGTGGCGCGCTGCTCCCTCCTCTTTACCCCCCCCTCCCTGTCCGGTCCGGGTTCGCTTGCCTCGTCAGCGTCCGCGTTTTTCCtggcccccccaacccccccggACAGGACCCCCTTGAGCTCGTCCCTCAGCTGCCACCATGAGCGGTAAGGATGAGTCCACTCCAAGCTtaggggtgggaggggagtgaGGGGGCGCGCGCGAGGGCCGACCGGGCGGTCCCCGCCGTGAGGGGGGCgggcgggaggcggcggcggcggccttGGTCCCGCCCGGGgcggagggaagggagggagaaggggcagtGGCGGGGCCTcggaggaggagggggatgggccgcccgccccgggggagggggcagcgtGGCCTCGCCCGCCCCCTGCCCGCCCCAGCCACGGGGGACGGGCCTTACCCCCCACTACTCGGCCGCCCGCCTGAGGCTCCTCCTGCCGGGGGCTGGAGCCGCGGGGGCGGCCCGAGCAGTGCAGGCCCCGCCCGGGCCAACCGCCTCCCTGGTCCGCCCTCTGGTCGCCGCCGGCCCCAaggccctcctccccccaccccccgaaggTTACCCCTCCCCCCCGTAGATTACCCCTCCCCCTACCGTCCCGCCCTTTCCACGCCCCTCACCCCGAAACCGCCCTTTCCTTCTAGGGCCCGCCCTCTGTCCGCCCCGAAACTCCTGATTTCTAACCCCTGGACCTCTTTAGCCCCTTTCTAGTATTCACAAATGTTCCCCCCTACAAAACTTTTTATCTcatcttttctccttccccttcctttcctcttgtgACTTTCTACACTTGAAttcttccctttctccatctcctttgACCCTAATTTGAGCAAGCTTTCCATCCACCCACATGTTTTATGCCTTatctatatttctcctttttttccccgcAGGATACTTTTAAACTCCTTCAACATGTCCACGGACCCTTACATTGTCTATACCAAAAGCaccttttcattgttttctgagtTTAATTTTGTACGAGGGAGAACTGCGGCCCAGTTTTGGCACCAAGGGGCCCAGTTCAGGTCTTCCTAGCCCTACAGCTGTCTCTTCTTCCCcaatccttttttgtttgtttgtttaaatactGGGACTTTCACCTTCCTGTTAGTCATTTTTGTTTGGTCCTAGTCTTCCTTACCcttcttcattttatcttttttctttccccaactTTAAGttatcttttaattctttttagacCAAGATCACTCCATGGATGAAATGacagctgtggtgaagattgAAAAAGGAGTTGGTGGCAATAATGGGGGCAGTGGTAATGGTGGTGCCTTTTCTCAGGCTCGAAGCAGCAGCACAGGCAGTAGCAGCAgcggtggaggaggaggagggcaggtaGGTGATCATCTGGACAGAGTGGGCATCGTGTTGAGAGGATGTAGATATTCTTAGATGATTGTcttttcacaaaaaaatttttaggaaaggGCTAATTTACAGATAGGGAAGTAAGTACAGAGACAAGTGACTTGGAGATCCCCAAAGATGAGAATTTCAAATTTCAGCAGTGTAGATAGGttggctttttgtttgcttggggGGGGCACTgttttgctgtttatttatttattttgggttttttttactgtttatttttttctactgcccCCAGGGCTGGCAGCTGGTGTCACTAAACTaatctctttcctctcccttaTTTTTGGCCAGGAGTCCCAGCCATCCCCTTTGGCTCTGCTGGCAGCAACCTGCAGCAGAATTGAGTCACCCAATGAAAACAGTAACAactcccagggcccaggccagTCCGGGAGCACAGGTGAGCTTGACCTCACAGCCACACAGCTCTCCCAGAGTGCCAATGGCTGGCAGatcatctcttcctcctctggggcTACCCCTACCTCGAAGGAACAAAGTGGCAGCAGTACCAATGGCAACAATGGTGGTGAGTCTTCCAAGAATCGCACTGTCTCTGGTGGGCAGTATGTCGTGGCTGCCACATCCAACCTGCAGAACCAGCAAGTCCTAACAGGACTGCCTGGAGTGATGCCTAATATTCAGTATCAAGTAATCCCACAGTTCCAGACGGTTGATGGGCAACAGCTGCAGTTTGCTGCCACTGGGGCCCAAGTACAGCAGGATGGTTCAGGTCAGATACAGATCATACCAGGTGCAAACCAACAGATCATCACAAATCGAGGAAGTGGAGGCAACATCATTGCTGCTATGCCAAACCTACTCCAGCAGGCTGTCCCCCTCCAAGGCCTAGCTAATAATGTACTCTCAGGACAGACTCAGTATGTGACCAATGTACCAGTGGCCCTGAATGGTAATATTACCTTGCTACCTGTCAACAGCGTTTCTGCAGCTACCTTGACTCCTAGTTCTCAGGCAGTCACGATTAGCAGCTCCGGGTCCCAAGAGAGTGGCTCACAGCCTGTCACCTCCGGGACTGCCATCAGTTCTGCCAGTTTGGTATCATCACAAGCCAGTTCCAGCTCCTTTTTCACCAATGCCAATAGCTACTCAACAACTACTACCACCAGCAACATGGGAATTATGAACTTTACCACCAGCGGATCAACAGGGACCAACTCTCAAGGCCAGACACCACAGAGGGTCAGTGGGCTACAGGGGTCTGATGCTCTGAACATCCAGCAGAACCAGACATCTGGAGGCTCACTGCAAGCAAGTCAGCAAAAAGAGGGAGAGCAAAACCAGCAGacccagcaacaacaacaaattcttATCCAGCCTCAGTTAGTTCAAGGTGGACAGGCCCTCCAGGCTCTCCAAGCAACGCCATTGTCAGGGCAGACCTTCACAACTCAAGCTATCTCCCAGGAAACCCTCCAGAACCTTCAGCTTCAGGCCGTTCCAAACTCTGGCCCCATCATCATCCGGACACCAACAGTGGGGCCCAATGGACAGGTCAGTTGGCAGACTCTTCAGCTGCAGAACCTCCAAGTTCAGAACCCACAGGCCCAGACAATCACCTTGGCCCCAATGCAGGGTGTTTCCTTGGggcagaccagcagcagcagtacCACCCTTACACCCATTGCCTCAGCTGCCTCCATCCCTGCTGGCACAGTCACTGTGAATGCTGCTCAACTCTCCTCCATGCCTGGCCTCCAGACCATTAACCTCAGTGCATTGGGTGCTTCGGGAATCCAGGTGCACCAGCTTCCAAGCCTGCCCTTGGCTATAGCAAATGCCTCAGGTAAGAGTTCAGatcttttgcatttatttccagAGCTACCTAGCATCTCAGCTGAAACTATTGAGTCTAAAGAACGAAGTAGAACCTTTTGAGGGTAACACTTTCTTGAGGGCAAGTCAGAGAAGTAgcaatgattttctttaaatcatttgGAACTGACTTAATGGAAACTTTTCCCCTTCAGTTAATCTGATGAGAAAGGAGCACTTCTAGGCAGTGTCCTTGGAGTCTCTATACTTCCAGTGCTTTTGATGCTCTAGAGCAaggattggcaaactttttctacaAAGgcccagatggtaaatatttaagGCGTTGCGGGCCACTTATAGTCTCAGTTAcatgtacttttttgtttgtttataatcctttaaaaagaaggtaaaGTCATTCTTATCTTGAGGGCTTTACTTGGCCTGAGGGCTCATTCCTGTGGAGAGGAATCGATTATAAACTTAAGGTTGTTAAGTCATCAGGTATTTCTCATGAACCGTAAGCAAGGGAAAAGTAATGATAATGGATTCCAAAGGATTTTTCAACAAAATAACTTTCCTAGTTAATCTTTAGTCAACCAGAATAGCCTACCTTCTGAGCAAGCTGGTTAATCAGGGTTTAATTTTTTCAAGTCTTACTTACCCTGAAAGtactaatgtttatttttgtttttttacaaaatgattgttatttttttccattatagctggtttatggtgatctgtcaattttctactgtacagcgtggtgacccagttacacatacatgtatacgttcttttttctcacataatcatgctccatcatgagtgactagacatagttccctgtgctaatgTGTAGTTTTAATACGCTTCCTAGGTGATTTTGATATTTCCTAGATAAGAGAACCATTTCCTGGACTGCTTCGAAAGTAGTATAGTgcaaggaagggagaaaaagggaaTGGGGCCTGGAATGAAGTGGGGAGGTAGAAGTGAGAGGAGTTGGGAATAAGGGGGCAAGGGGGCAAAAGTCTGGAAAGAGGTATATATGTATCTGTTGATGTTactattcagtcatttattttgaACTACGTTCACTATTggttaatttgaaatttaaaacatctgtttATAAAAAGATGGAAGTTATTTAGAATTTATCACCTTAAATTCTGTCGTGATGTAGCTAATCTTTAATAAAGCACAATAAagatatatatctgtgtgtatacACTTTTATACTAAGGCATGATATATGCAGTTTATAATGGGAAATaatttaataccactgaacttaaactttttttttttgaatatgtgtgggcttattttttacttttattatggaGTTCTCATCCCATTTAGACTGGTTATTATGTAAGAGAGGATAACAAATAGGCAACCATTATTTCCTGCCTCCTGCAGTTTAGGAAGATCTCTGGTGGGGAGGTCTGCTCAAATTCCCTAAATTTCTTAGATTCTTTGTAGTATATTTAAAACGATTACATTTGAGCCTTAACAGACAGTAATTTTCTTAGTGAATTGAAGATCTTGGGATAGAAAGTTAGAGCTAGAAGGGACCTGAGGAATCTCTCCATACAACTGTCTTATTTTCTAGATGAGGATTTTGAGATACTGAGAAGCATTTAAGTGATGAAACTACTTGCTGTTAGTTCTCGTCTGAGGAATTACCTGTTTTAACTTGGGACATGAGAGATCCTTTAGATTGTTAAAAATGTCTTAGAAAAGATATCTGtgtttctttgaaatttaatGTTCTAGAACTGGCAAGTGTTTTATAGGTTAAAAATTATGAGAGTAGAAATGGAGTAAgtttaataaaaactaaatgcaACAGCCTGGAAAATAAGACACTGGGTAATCTACATTGTGTGTTGGTTTCCGTTTTGGTTTTAGGTTGTTGTATCTAGCAATTTTACTCTTCAGTGGATAGCAAAGCTGAGATTGTGCTAGTTAGTAATAATTTGGATccttgcaatttttaaaaggtttataaCTTAAGCTCTAAAGAACAATCATGAGACACTCATTGCTAAATCATGCACTGGGAAGTCTGCTATTTAATATGTCATGGGATAGGGCTACTTACCTGTTATTGATGGTCTAGAAAACGCATGCCTTTCTATAAGCTAACAACAGCTTGATGTTCATGAAGGAGAGAATGAGGCTCTAAAAGGCCATTTTGTGAGAGTTGAGATTGTTTGCTTCATCAGTAGTAGATTCTGAAGGTAAAAATTTCCTCCTTTCTGGTTAATTATAGTTGtggagtgttttttttccccctttcaatTGATCTGACTTCATCCTTAATAAAAGATAATACAGTCATTTCCTGGAAGCTTAGTGCTCTTAAGTTGTTGCCTGGCTGCTACAAAGCATCTCATTTTATCCCCTTTTCTGGTATATAGTCATTTTATTGGAAGAACTCAACCTACTGGCAAGAGCCTTAGATGTGAAGTCATGTTGtaagatatagatagataggtagagaGTACTCTACAAAGTGAGGCTTGGTTATTACATGGTGTGGAAGACTGCAGCTTCCATGGTGTTTactttgtttacatttatttatttttattttgttttattttgggccacagcatgtgaaagttcctgggccggggatcaaacttgagccacataAGCCaccatgctggatctttaagctgctgcaccaccagagaactcttctacatttatttttaaaaatcatcttttaaaaatcttccaggagttcccgtcatggcacagtggttaacgaacctgactaggaaccatgaggttgtgggttcgagccctggccttgctcagtgggttaaagatctggcattgccgtgagttgaggtgtaggttgcagactcggctcggatcctgtgttgctgtggctctggcgtaggccagtggctacagctccgattagactcctagcctgggaacctccatatgccacaggattggccctagaaaaggcaaaaagacaaaaaaaaaattaaaaaattaattaaaaaaataaaaatcttctaagcagttcctgctgtggtgcagtgggttaaggatccagcattgccactgctgtggcatataggttgtagatgtggctcagattgagtccctggcccagaacttccacatccccCATgtgcggccaaaaacaaaaacaaaacaacaaaaaacccccaaacaaacaaataagtaaatacaaatcTTCTAAGCTCTCCTGttgactttcacttttttttacttgtttgctGAATATACAGGTAAAGGCCCAAATTTAGAACCAAAATAAGCCAGCCATCTCTATTCCTGTTTTTCTTGGCTCTGCCCCGGGTGAGTGTTAGTGAAGAAAGGACCACCCAGTAAACTGAGTTTAGTTTCCAGACAGTGAAATGATCTATGGGctcttagtttttgttgttgttaagttagcagctttttctttctttctttctttttttaatcaatatcttttctcctttatcaGCACCTTTTCCTCTCATTTTGGTGTTGTActcttgtagtttttttttaagtttaaagcttcagattttttttttcagccactgCTAGATCCAGAAAACTTTTCCcccaggttggggggtgggggcagtgactTTGAAAGACTGAGTTTGGAAGACTTAGTGGGAGTTCTGCCTAATAAAGAGTGCAGGGCTTGGCTTTGGCAGGAGAATAGAACATATTTCCTTGATGGCTATAATTCACTCAAGAAGCAAATTTcaagcactaaaaataaaaatttcacatcTGCTTGGTTTTATCGAGGTCAGGAGAGTGTCTCTTAGAAGTTAGGTTGAATGTGATACCAGAGTTGGTTTGCCAGCAGTGTCACTAAACTTGGGGTCAGATTGCTGAGTTCTAATTTGttaaaaaagttgtattttagaCTAGTTAGTGCATTTGAACATTAGTGATAAGTAAGTTTAGATGATTTAAATGTTCAAAATTATCATTCTAGTGCAAAAAGATCACATAagagaattttctattttaaaataacatacttttattaaatataacaaaTGTTTCTGCATCATTTGCTTTCTTTAATATTGTATTTGCTTCTTAGCatgattttatgtgttttttgaaTGAGTTCAGTTTAAGTAGAAAAGGTCTCCTTTAAAACTTAAGATGCCTTGATTGATTTGAAGACTGAAAAGGCAGTCTTCAGACCTTTTCAATTGCTCCTATTTATTCATTCCAGTGGCTTTCTGTCAATGACGTCATTGCAAAAATCACGTTGCATTGTGTAATGTGGCCATTTTAGTTCTTAATTAAATAACAAGAGCACAAGAATGACTAGTGTTGCAGAAAAATTTAGTATCTGATCTGTTCTCCTATCTCCCTTTCCCTTTAAGTGTTCTTTGTAAAGCAGTGTGTAAATCTTGCTACTAAAAATTTAGTTCTGCTCATTCCTTctaattgttttaaaacatttccctccctgaaaatgttttaaaatgtaagatgAACATTCGTAGAAAAGACTTATTACATAATGCTTTATGAGTTACTGATTGGGTGTCTGTAAACATTAATAGTTAAAAATTGTCAATTTGCTGTTTAATTGAAAAACaagcatttttcatatttcttacaGAAGGTTTGTTGCAATAGTACTAATTCCTTTTTCTAACATTTAGCACTATTACAGAAGCCTTGGTGTTCTgaagcattattttcttttattagtgagttttattacatttacaggtgtacaacaatcatcacaaccaaatttcttAGCAGTTCCATCCCATACCCTCAGTGAATCCCCCTACCGCCgaaagcattattttattttaattttttttcttctggggccgctcccgaggagtatggaggttcccaggcttggggtctaatcggagctgtagccgctggcctacgccagagccacagcaatgcaggatctgagccacatctgtgacctacaccacagctcacagcaatgccagatccttaacctgctgagggaggtcagggaacgatcccacaacctcatggttcctagtcggattcgttaaccactgcaccacaatgggaactcccccatcaaagcattattttaaaagatataggTCCACACTATGCCTACATTGTTAATACTATGCTGGATTTTAAGAATTGGTACCCGTAGaagaccctgaaaaaaaaattttttttattactcaaatgaagttatcacatctgtagttgtgtaatgatcataacaatccaatttcacaggatttccatcccataacccaagcacatcccccacccccaaactgtctcctctggagaccataagttcttcaatgtctgtgagtcagtatctgttctgcaaagaagttcaagtctgtccttttctcagattccgcatgtcactgaaagcatttgatgttggtgtctcatcgtatggctgacttcacttagcatgataatttctaggtccatccatgttgctaaaaatgctggtatttcgttcattttaatggctgagtaatactccattgtgtatatgtaccacattttttttttttttttttttttttagcagtatgCTTTATTGACAACACAAATGTGTGAattcatcatttccttttttaggtATAGAGCTAAAGGCACAGGGGgtgtcttagtttttttttttttttttaattttttttttcccactgtacagcaagggggtcaggttatccttacatgtatacattacaattacatttttttcccccaccctttgttctgttctgttgcaacatgagtatctaaacaaagttctcaatgctattcagcaggatctccttgtatatctattctaagttgtgtctgatgtaccacatcttcttgatccactcctctgtcgatggacacataagttgtttccacatcttggctattgaaaatagtgctgcaatgaacattggagtacatgtgtctttgcaagtcgtggttttctctggatagttgcccaggagtgagattgctggatcaaatggtagttctatgtttagttttctgaggaatgtccatactgttttccacagtggttgcaccaatttgcaatcccaccaacagtgtactagggttcctttttttccacaccctctccagcacttattgtttgtagactttttgatgatggccattctggctggtgtaaggtggtaccccatggtggttttgatttgcatttctctgattatgagtgatgttgaacatcttttcatatgttttttagccatctgtgtgtcttctttggagaactgtctgtttagatcttctgcccattttttgatggggttgtttgtttttttggtatggagctgcagaaggtggaccctgaaaaaatttttgaggaaagTTTGCAAATCTTGGTAGTAATTTGAATGTGTACTTCTCTCCAGTGTTTTAAAACTGAATGGGTTATGGAAACCAAGCAGTATTACTTGTTTCATAAGTTTGGATGTGCCTGTCTAATTTACTGTGAATCCTTCTCAccctatatatatgtacaaaataaataataatttattgattttgAAGAAGGGGTCAAGAACAAAGACTTGCCCTTTACAAGATGAGAAAACAGTTAAAAATCTAAATctctgaagttcctgttgtggctcagcagtaacgaacctgactagtatccatgagaaatggggttctatccctggtttcgctcagtgggttaaaggatctggcattgctctgagctgtggtatagactggcggctacagcttcgatttgacctctagcctgggacttccatatgctgcgggtgcagccctaaaaagacaaaaaaaaaaaaaccccaaaaccaaaaaaaaaaacccaaaaaacaaaaatcctagaaAATCTAAAtctctgaaaaaatttttaaatgataaatatttgctgcaaatagaagttactgttgtggctcagtgggttaagaacctgactagtatccatgaggatgcaggttcaatccctggccttgctcagtgggatccagcgATGCTGCATGCTGAGGTGTAGGGtaacaggtgtggcttggatttggtgttgctgtgactgtggtgtatgcctgaagctgtagctcatGTTTGACCCCTAAGCTTCCATATCCCAAGGATGCCGCCCTAtagtggggagaaaaggaaagtttGTTGCAGATAATATAAATAAGGTTAAATGCTATTGagatgtatcttttcagattattccATTTGTTCTTCATTGACTTGGCCTTGTGGGCTCGGAAGCTGCAGCTCTTCGCAAATGTAAAACAGTTAGTTCCCACcaaggtgcagcaggttaaggatccggtgttgctacagctgtaaCATAGGtccctgcagctcagattccttccctggcccaggaacattcatatgctatgggtgtggccaaaaaaaaaaaaaaatagttaaaccAAACTATCAATTCTACTAGCGGTTAAACTGCAGGTTGCTGGAGCTGGAAACTCTCATCCCCTCTAATCCTTTTGACAACCTCAGGTGTAGAAAGATTCGGTGACTTGCCAGAGGTCACTGACAAAATTTACAAAGTGACTATCTTTTGACTTCAGATGAGTAAGTATCCTTTCCACTATACTactatatctttttttggtaatgatttttattttttccattatagctgctttacagtgttctgccaattttctgctgtacagcaaggtgtcctagtcacacatacatgaatacattcttttttctcacattatcatgctccatcataagtgcctaggTATAGTttccagggctatacagcaggatctcattgcttatccattccaaaggcagtagtttgcatctattaaccccaaattcccagtccgtcccactctctccccttcccccttggcaaccacaagtctgttctctatgtccatgattttcttttctgtggaaaggttcatttgtgccatattttagattccagacataagtgctatcatatggtatttgtctttctctttctgacttacttcacttagtatgagagtctctagttccatccatgttgctgcaaatggcattatttcattcttttttatggctgagtagtattccattttgtgtgtgtgtgtgtgtgtgtgtgtgtgtgtgtgtgtgtgtaccacatcttcttaatccattcatctgtcgatggacatttaggttgtttccatgtcttggctgttgtgaatagtgctgcagtgaacatacaggtacatgtgtctttttcaaggaaagttttgtctggatatatgcccaagagtgggattgctgggtcatgtggtagttctatgtatagttttctaaggtacctccacactgttttccatagtggttgtaccagtttaccttcccactaagagtacaggagggttcccttttctccacaccctctccagcatttgttatttgtggacttattaatgatggccgttctgactggtgagaggtggtatctcatggtagttttgctttgcatttctttcataatcagtgatgttgagcattttttcatgtgcttgttggccatctgtatatcttctttgggagaaatgtctattaaggtcttttgccatttttccattgggttgttggctgttttgctgttgttgtataagttgtttgtatattttattttttatttatttttttttttttgtcttttttttttttggttgttgttgttgttattgttgctatttcttgggccgctcccgcggcatatggaggttcccaggctaggggttgaatcggagctgtagccaccggcctacgccagagccacagcaacgcgggatccgagccgcgtctgcaatctacaccacagctcacggcaacgccggatcgttaacccactgagcaagggcaaggaccgaacccgcaacctcatggttcccagtcggattcgttaaccactgcgccacgacgggaactcctgtttgtatattttagagattaagcccttgtcagttgcatcatttgaaactattttctcccattctttaagttgtctttttggttttttttttaatggtttcctttgctgtgcaaaagcttgtcagcttgattagttcccattggtttattttggcttttttttttttttttttgtcttttgaccttttaggggccacccgtggcatatggaggttcccaggctaggggtctaatcggagctgtggttgccggcctacgccagagccacagcaacttgggatccgagcctcgtcagcaacctacagcacagcccacagcaatgctggatccttaacacactgagggaggccagggatcgatcctgtaaacctcatggttcctagtcagattgattctgctgtgccatgacgggaactcctatttttgcttttatttctgttgctttgggagactgacgtgagaaaacatttgtaatgttgatatcagagaatgtttgcctatattttcttctaggagtttaatagtgtcttgtcttttaagtctttaagccattttgagtttatttttgtgaatggtgtgagggtgtgttccagtttcattgatttacatgcgactgtccagttttcccagcaccacctgatgaaaagactgtgttttttcccattttatagccttgcctcctttgtcaagattaattggccataggtatctgggtttatttctgggttctcttttctgt
Above is a window of Sus scrofa isolate TJ Tabasco breed Duroc chromosome 5, Sscrofa11.1, whole genome shotgun sequence DNA encoding:
- the SP1 gene encoding transcription factor Sp1 isoform X1, which produces MSDQDHSMDEMTAVVKIEKGVGGNNGGSGNGGAFSQARSSSTGSSSSGGGGGGQESQPSPLALLAATCSRIESPNENSNNSQGPGQSGSTGELDLTATQLSQSANGWQIISSSSGATPTSKEQSGSSTNGNNGGESSKNRTVSGGQYVVAATSNLQNQQVLTGLPGVMPNIQYQVIPQFQTVDGQQLQFAATGAQVQQDGSGQIQIIPGANQQIITNRGSGGNIIAAMPNLLQQAVPLQGLANNVLSGQTQYVTNVPVALNGNITLLPVNSVSAATLTPSSQAVTISSSGSQESGSQPVTSGTAISSASLVSSQASSSSFFTNANSYSTTTTTSNMGIMNFTTSGSTGTNSQGQTPQRVSGLQGSDALNIQQNQTSGGSLQASQQKEGEQNQQTQQQQQILIQPQLVQGGQALQALQATPLSGQTFTTQAISQETLQNLQLQAVPNSGPIIIRTPTVGPNGQVSWQTLQLQNLQVQNPQAQTITLAPMQGVSLGQTSSSSTTLTPIASAASIPAGTVTVNAAQLSSMPGLQTINLSALGASGIQVHQLPSLPLAIANASGDHGAQLGLHGAGGDGIHDDPAGGEEGENSPDPQPQAGRRTRREACTCPYCKDSEGRGSGDPGKKKQHICHMQGCGKVYGKTSHLRAHLRWHTGERPFMCTWSYCGKRFTRSDELQRHKRTHTGEKKFACPECPKRFMRSDHLSKHIKTHQNKKGGPGVALSVGTLPLDSGAGSEGSGTATPSALITTNMVAMEAICPEGIARLANSGINVMQVADLQSINISGNGF
- the SP1 gene encoding transcription factor Sp1 isoform X2; this encodes MDEMTAVVKIEKGVGGNNGGSGNGGAFSQARSSSTGSSSSGGGGGGQESQPSPLALLAATCSRIESPNENSNNSQGPGQSGSTGELDLTATQLSQSANGWQIISSSSGATPTSKEQSGSSTNGNNGGESSKNRTVSGGQYVVAATSNLQNQQVLTGLPGVMPNIQYQVIPQFQTVDGQQLQFAATGAQVQQDGSGQIQIIPGANQQIITNRGSGGNIIAAMPNLLQQAVPLQGLANNVLSGQTQYVTNVPVALNGNITLLPVNSVSAATLTPSSQAVTISSSGSQESGSQPVTSGTAISSASLVSSQASSSSFFTNANSYSTTTTTSNMGIMNFTTSGSTGTNSQGQTPQRVSGLQGSDALNIQQNQTSGGSLQASQQKEGEQNQQTQQQQQILIQPQLVQGGQALQALQATPLSGQTFTTQAISQETLQNLQLQAVPNSGPIIIRTPTVGPNGQVSWQTLQLQNLQVQNPQAQTITLAPMQGVSLGQTSSSSTTLTPIASAASIPAGTVTVNAAQLSSMPGLQTINLSALGASGIQVHQLPSLPLAIANASGDHGAQLGLHGAGGDGIHDDPAGGEEGENSPDPQPQAGRRTRREACTCPYCKDSEGRGSGDPGKKKQHICHMQGCGKVYGKTSHLRAHLRWHTGERPFMCTWSYCGKRFTRSDELQRHKRTHTGEKKFACPECPKRFMRSDHLSKHIKTHQNKKGGPGVALSVGTLPLDSGAGSEGSGTATPSALITTNMVAMEAICPEGIARLANSGINVMQVADLQSINISGNGF